Proteins encoded together in one Telopea speciosissima isolate NSW1024214 ecotype Mountain lineage chromosome 4, Tspe_v1, whole genome shotgun sequence window:
- the LOC122657669 gene encoding peamaclein-like → MKKFMFATLLLMALLLTSSFLQAAMADDAMLGLCDSKCKNRCAKAGIMDRCLKYCGICCKQCNCVPSGTYGNKHECPCYRDKKNSKGKPKCP, encoded by the exons atgaagaagtttaTGTTCGCAACTTTGCTGCTTATGGCACTTCTCCtcacctcttcttttcttcaggCCGCCATGGCTGACGACGCAA TGTTAGGTTTGTGCGACTCAAAGTGCAAGAACAGATGCGCCAAAGCAGGAATCATGGACCGTTGCTTGAAGTACTGTGGAATCTGCTGCAAGCAATGCAACTGTGTTCCTTCGGGTACTTATGGGAACAAGCACGAGTGTCCTTGTTACAGAGACAAGAAGAACTCCAAGGGCAAGCCCAAGTGCCCTTAA